The Rhodopseudomonas palustris genome window below encodes:
- the pqqD gene encoding pyrroloquinoline quinone biosynthesis peptide chaperone PqqD, with amino-acid sequence MASRHISVNEQSRPVLPRHAKLRFDETRQRWVILAPERVLAPDDIAVEILQLCDGTRDVVAIVDALALKYTADRAEIGADVVTMLQDLADKGFLTEARESAP; translated from the coding sequence ATGGCGTCGCGCCACATCAGCGTCAACGAACAGAGCCGGCCGGTGCTGCCGCGCCACGCGAAATTGCGTTTCGATGAAACAAGGCAGCGCTGGGTGATCCTCGCGCCCGAGCGCGTGCTGGCGCCCGACGACATCGCGGTCGAGATTCTGCAGCTCTGCGACGGCACGCGTGACGTTGTTGCGATCGTCGATGCGCTGGCGCTGAAGTACACCGCCGATCGCGCCGAGATCGGCGCCGACGTGGTGACGATGCTGCAGGACCTCGCCGACAAGGGGTTCCTCACCGAAGCGCGCGAGAGCGCGCCATGA
- the pqqC gene encoding pyrroloquinoline-quinone synthase PqqC produces MNAMTAFSINGAAPLASADELEAALRQIGAARYHNLHPFHRLLHGGKLNRGQVQAWALNRYYYQSTIPIKDAVVISRFRDRATRIEWRHRIEDHDGDAGSEGGIARWLKLTEGLGLDSAYVESTQGILPATRFAVDAYVHFVRDRTPLEAIASSLTELFAPNLHEERIAGMLAHYDFVNPEIMSYFKRRLTQAPRDAEFALDYVKRHATTPAEREAVCNALIFKTNVLWAQLDALHHAYVDGHIPPGAFVPQGK; encoded by the coding sequence GTGAATGCGATGACCGCGTTTTCGATCAACGGCGCCGCGCCGCTGGCGAGCGCCGACGAGCTGGAAGCCGCGCTGCGCCAGATCGGCGCGGCGCGCTATCACAATCTGCATCCGTTCCATCGGCTGCTGCACGGCGGCAAGTTGAACCGAGGGCAGGTGCAGGCCTGGGCGCTGAATCGTTACTACTACCAGAGCACGATCCCGATCAAGGACGCGGTGGTGATCTCGCGCTTCCGCGACCGCGCCACGCGAATCGAGTGGCGGCACCGGATCGAGGATCACGACGGCGATGCCGGCAGCGAGGGCGGCATCGCGCGCTGGCTGAAGCTGACCGAGGGGCTCGGGCTCGACAGCGCCTATGTGGAGTCCACCCAGGGCATTCTGCCGGCGACCCGCTTTGCCGTGGACGCCTATGTGCATTTCGTCCGCGACCGCACGCCGCTGGAGGCGATCGCGTCGTCGCTGACCGAGCTGTTCGCGCCGAACCTGCACGAGGAGCGTATCGCCGGTATGCTGGCGCATTACGACTTCGTCAATCCGGAGATCATGAGCTATTTCAAGCGCAGACTGACGCAGGCGCCGCGCGACGCCGAGTTCGCGCTCGACTACGTCAAGCGCCATGCGACGACGCCGGCGGAACGCGAAGCGGTATGCAATGCGCTGATCTTCAAGACCAACGTGTTGTGGGCGCAGCTCGACGCGCTGCATCACGCCTATGTCGACGGCCACATCCCGCCGGGCGCCTTCGTGCCGCAGGGCAAGTGA
- the pqqB gene encoding pyrroloquinoline quinone biosynthesis protein PqqB yields MRVVVLGAAAGGGVPQWNCGCEVCRAAFADPTLARTQASVAVSADGRHWFLINASPDLRQQIVATPQLHPKAGALRHSPIAGVILTNGEVDAVAGLLSMREGSPFAIYAHAKVLAILKVNSIFNVLDEKLVPRRSIEIGRPFEPMLPDATPSGLDVVAFAVPSKGAWYLEGRPHPGGEAADGDTLGLTITDKATGQSVHVLTACARVTDDLKARLAGAPLLLFDGTVWRDDELIAAGLGRKTGQAMGHIAMSGEDGAIAALDGLGIAQKLFVHINNSNPALLCDSAERRAAETAGWQIPADGTEVTL; encoded by the coding sequence ATGCGCGTCGTCGTTCTCGGGGCGGCGGCTGGAGGCGGGGTCCCGCAGTGGAACTGCGGCTGCGAGGTCTGCCGCGCGGCATTCGCCGATCCGACGCTTGCGCGCACGCAGGCGTCGGTGGCGGTCAGCGCGGATGGCCGGCACTGGTTCCTGATCAATGCCTCGCCGGATCTGCGCCAGCAGATCGTCGCGACGCCGCAGCTTCATCCGAAGGCCGGCGCGTTGCGCCACAGCCCGATCGCGGGCGTGATCCTCACCAATGGCGAAGTCGATGCGGTGGCCGGCCTGCTGTCGATGCGCGAGGGATCGCCATTCGCGATCTACGCCCACGCCAAGGTGCTGGCGATCCTGAAGGTGAACAGCATCTTCAACGTGCTCGACGAGAAACTGGTGCCGCGCCGATCGATCGAGATCGGTCGGCCGTTCGAGCCGATGCTGCCGGATGCGACGCCATCGGGCCTCGACGTGGTGGCGTTCGCGGTGCCCAGTAAGGGCGCATGGTATCTCGAAGGGCGACCGCATCCGGGCGGCGAGGCGGCGGATGGCGATACGCTCGGCCTGACCATCACCGACAAGGCTACGGGCCAGTCCGTGCACGTCCTCACCGCCTGCGCGCGGGTCACCGACGATCTCAAGGCGCGGCTGGCCGGCGCGCCGCTGCTGCTGTTCGACGGCACGGTGTGGCGCGACGACGAACTGATTGCTGCCGGGCTCGGCCGCAAGACCGGGCAGGCGATGGGGCACATCGCGATGTCGGGCGAGGACGGCGCGATCGCCGCACTCGACGGTCTCGGCATTGCGCAAAAGCTGTTCGTGCATATCAACAACTCCAATCCCGCGCTGCTGTGCGACTCCGCGGAGCGCCGCGCCGCGGAGACGGCCGGTTGGCAGATCCCGGCCGACGGCACGGAGGTGACGCTGTGA